The uncultured Mailhella sp. genome segment GCAGGAAAGGTAATGGAGCCTGTCGCCGAGCGTCTGTTTCAGATATTCAAACGGGCCGAGTCCCGTGCAGTGGCAGGTGTAATACTCGGTCGGAAACTCTGCCAGGTGCCGGGCGGCGAAATCGAGCGTTGCCCGGCTCTGCTGATCGGATTTCAGCGACCTGAAGTGGAATCCGCCCACGAGCACGTCGGGCCGCAGCCACTGTACGATGTTCAGAATGCCCTTGTGGGAACAGCCGCTGATGACCACGAGCCGTCCGCGTTCCCGGAGGCAGAGATACTGTTCGTGCGTGAAGTCGTCAGGCTCAGGATGCCCATCGCGCACCATGAGCAGATCCTGGCTGTACGAGGGAAAGGGCCGCGCTTTTTCGTTGCAGGAGCAAAGCCACATGTCGTCGTCCAGCGACAGAACGTCGTCCGTCGGCACGATGCGGGGATGCCCGGCCAGCGAGGGGGCCATGCCTATTTCCCGATCGTCTGCGGCGAGGTGACGTTCAAAGGCGCGGCGATGCACATAGACGGGGGCGTGCTCGTTCACGGCGAGGAAGCGGGCCAGACCTCCGGTGTGATCGTAGTGCCCGTGGGACACGACGGCCATGTCCACAAGGCGCAGATCTACGCCCAGATGCACGGCGTTGCGGGCAAAGGCGTCCGTCTGTCCTGTGTCGAAGAGAATGCGGTGCTTTTCCGTTTCGATGTAGAGGCTCAGACCGTGCTCGGCGGTGAGGCGTTCGTCGGACGAGGTGTTTTCCAGAAGCGTGACGATCTTCATGTCGAACTCCTTGTGGCGGGATTGCCTTCCTACAGTACGCCGCGCCGCAGGCGCTGTCCACGCATGCGGCAAAAAACGCCGCGGGAAGCGCATTGAGCGCGTTTTTAAATTTCCCGGATTTTCAGAATATTGTAGGAAATATCCGTGTCGTAGGCGTCTGATTCTTCGATTTTCTTGAGGAAGTTCACCACGCGGATGGTGACCGGCAACACGACGATTTCGTACGCCGTTTTGGCGAAAATCTGAATGGCCATCATCTTGATAAGTTCCTGCGCGGGCACGAGGCCGCCGAAGGCCAGAGGAAAGAAGATGAGGGAGTCTGCGCTTTCTCCCGCGAGGGTGGAGAGCACGGCGCGGGCGGAAAAGTGTTTGCCGCGGCTGGCGATTTTCATTCGGCTCATGACGTAGGCGTTGAGAAAGGAGCCGAGGAGAAAGGCGGCGAGGCTGGCGGCAGCGATGCGCGGGGCCAGACCGAAGATGAAGCGGAAGGCGGCGTCGCCTTCCCAGAAGGGAGCGGCAGGCAGGGCCACGGCCAGCTGAAACAGGGCGACCATGGCGAAGTTGACGGCAAAGCCCAGCCAGATGATGAGCCGCGCCTTGCGGAAGCCCCAGACTTCGGCAATGCAGTCGTTGATGATGTAGGAGATGGGAAAGACCAGGAATCCGGCGGTGATGGTGACGGGGCCGAACTGGAGGATCTTGGTTTCCAGAAGATTCGAGGCCACGAGACAGGCGCAGAACACGACGCCGAGCAGCATGAACGAGAGGGAGACGGTAGCTTTCATGACTTGTTTTTTACGTGGTTTTCAAGCACACGGTTGAAGGAAAGGGCCGATGCCGGAATTAACCTTTTGAGGCGGCGGGCGTCAAGCGGCGCGGGCCGGAGCGAAAGCGCGGCGTAGTTTGGAACATTGCGCCTCCGCGTCGATCGCGCCTTCGGCGCGGCTTCAGGAAACTTTGCGCGCGTCGCCGCGGGAGCATCCTTGTTGCGGAGAAGGGAAAGCCGCCGCGCCGGAAGAATGTTCCAGAGCGCGGCGGCGCGCTTTGTTTTTTGCGGTGTCTGACGGCTGTCAGAACCGCGCCCTGATCAGCGATGCTCGCGGATGAGCGCGGCGATGCGTTCGATGCCGGTTTTCACCACATTGCGGGAGGGACCGTAGGAGAATCGCACCCAGGAGCGGTAGGGTTCTTCGGCGGGACGGGTCCGGTAGGGGCGCACGTCGAAGAAGCGGCCGGGCACGGTCATGACCTTGCGGGCGAGGCAGGCGTGGAAGAAGGCGTCGGCGTCGTTGAGGGGCGCTGGCAGGTCGCGGATGCAGGCCCACACGTAGAAGGTGCCGCGGGGCTCGGCCGCCGGGCGGATGCCGAGTTCGGCGAGGCCGTCGAGCATGAGCTTGCGCTTGTAGGCGAATTCGGCGCGCAGGGCGGTGGTTTCCTGCTCCACGCGGGAAGGTTCGAGGGCCGCGAGGGTGGCGCGCTGGGAGAGCATGGAAGGACCGCCGTCCACGGCGCTGGCCGCGCGGTTCAGCATTTCAATGATGTGCTTCGGGCCCACGGCCCAGCCGGCGCGCCAGCCGGGATAGCGGTGGCTCTTGGTGAGGCCGTCGAAAATGACGACGGGATCCTTGTCCACGTCTTCCACGAATTCCGCCGCGGAAACGGGGCCGGACGCGGGAGAGCCGTCGGGATTGTAGATGAAGTGGGAATAGAATTCGTCGCTGCCGATGAGGCAGTTTTCCCTGCGGGCCGTGGCCACATAGCTGTCCAGGGTCTCGCCGGAAATGATTTCGCCCGTGGGGTTGCAGGGATTGGAAAACACAAAGACGTTGGCGCGTTCCTGATGAATGAAGCTTTCCAGCGTTTCTGCGGGAATGGAGAAGGCGTCTTCCTCCCTGGCGCGGATGGGAAGCAGCACGCAGCGGTTGCGGAGGCTGTAGAGATAGTCCTCGTAGGCTGTGTAGTCGGGATTTTTGTAGGCTATGCGCGCGCCGTCGGCCAGAATGGTGTAGAGGCGGGTGAGGGCCAGACGGCCGCCGCTTGCGAAGCTGACGTTGTCCGCCGTGTACTTCGACTTGCCGCGGCGATAGGTTCTGTTGACCATGTCGGCAATGGCTTCGCGCACTTCGCCGGTGCCGCCCACCGGGCCGTAGGCATGATCGGCGGGATCAATGTCGATGTGATGGATGCGTTCGGGCGCGCCGGGCATGTCGCCGACTTCGGGCTGTCCCTGACCGAGGTTGCACCAGTCGGGATTTCCGTTCCAGAAGCCGAGCTTAGAGGCCTCGTGAACAACCCAGATGACGCCCATGTAGGGAACGTCCCTGACCATGGGAAATGTGGAGGACATCTCCGTATCCATGTTGATAATCTCCTTGAATTATTGGATATTATTCAAAACACAGTGTAAGCGTGAAGAGTGCGTCCGCTTTCGGAACTCGAAAGGGAGCGCGAGGGTGCAGGTGCGGAAGTCGGCGTTTCAGGAAGCCGGGCGGAGCGTTGCGTCGACCGACCTGCGAGGCGGGAAAGGGGAGTTGTTGCCGGACGGCCGCCCGGAGAAGCGGACGGAAAAGCCGTGCAGGTTGTCCTCGCTGCGGACGGCCGTCGGAAAGAAGAACGCTAGTCGAGTTTGTCGATGGGGGTGTAGGTGCCGTCGGGATTGGGACGGAAGACGTAGTGTTCCTTCAGATAGATGATGTCCTTGCGGTGGACGGACTGCAGTTCGGCCAGAATGGCGGCGCGGGCCACCACCTCGGCGCCGGCGGAGCGGGCCAGGGATTCGATGGCTTCGATGGATTCGCCGGTGGCGATGACGTCGTCGATGAGCGCCACGCGCTTGCCGCGGATTTTATCGGCGTCGCAGCCGTCGAGCCAGAGGGTCTGTTCCTTCTGGGTGGTCACGGAGAAGACGGAGTGGGAAATGGGGTTCTGCATGTAGGGCTTGCGGCTCTTGCGGGCCACCACGAAATCCTTCATGCCCATGAGGCGGCTGATTTCGTAGGTGAGGCAGATGCCCTTGGCTTCGGCGGTCATGAGCACGTCCACCTCGGGCAGACGCTTCATGAGCTCGGGGGCGACGGTCTGGATGAGTTCGGTGTCGGAAAGTACGACGAAGCTGGCAAGAGCAAGATTTTCTCCGATCTGGACGAAGGGAAGCTTGCGCTTGAGTCCCATGATTTCAAAGTCGAAGTATTTCACATGGCCTCCTGAGTTGATTTTGACGAAACGTGTCGGAAACGCGGGAGCCGTCGGCGGGAACGCGGTTCTGCGCCGGACGGCGAACATGCGAATCCCTCCTTCGCGGACGATCGTACAACGTTATCCGCAAAGGAGGGAAGGGGTGATCTACAGGAAAACGGGAGCGCCGGGGCCGAGAGGCAGATCCATTTCCATCCAGAAGATGAGGAAGAGGCCCCAGAAGAACAGGATGCCGAGCGCGTAGGGAAGCATGAGCGAGATGATGGTGCCGAGGCCTACGTTTTTGGCGTATTTCTGCGCCACGCCGATGATGAAGGCCATGAAGGGCTCAAGCGGAGAGATGGCGTTGGTGGTGGAGTCGGCCACGCGGTAGGCGGCCTGCACGAAGTAGGGCGAGAGCTGCGTCTGCATGAGCATGGGCACGAAGATGGGGGCGAGCAGGGCCCACTTGGCCATGGCGCTGCCGATGAAGAAGTTGATGCAGGCGGTGAGAATGAGGAAGCTCACCACGAGCGGAATGCCGGAGAAGCCGGTGTTGTTGAGGAAGGCCGCGCCCTGAATGGACAGATACATGTCCAGATGCGTGTAGGCGAAGCTGGAAACGAACTGACCGGCCGCGAAGCAGAGCACGATGAAGGAGGAGAATTCCTTCATGGCCTTGCCCATGAAGCGGACCACGTCCTTGTCGTTGCGGATGACCTTGGTGCTCACGCCGTAGGGTATGGACACGGCGAGGAAGAACACCAGCAGGATGGGCACGAGGGAGTCGAGGAAGGGGGAGGGGACGATGCTGAACGTCTTGGGATTGCGCAGGATGCCGTGTTCGGGCACCACGGTGAGCAGAATGAGGCAGATGTAGACGATGCCGCCGATGAGGGCGGCGCGCAGACCGCGGCGTTCTTCGGGGGTCACGGTCATGTCTTCGCTGCCCAGCGCGCCATCGTGCATGGCCACGCCTTCGAGACGGGGTTCGACGAATTTTTCCGTAAGGAAGACGATGACGGCCGTCACGATGAAGGTAGAAGCCGACATGAAGTACCAGTTGACGGCGGGATGCACGGTGAAGTTGGGATCGATGATCTGGGCGGCCTGCTGGGTGATGGCGGCAAGGCCCACGTCGGTGCCCACGACCAGGAGGTTGGCGTTGAGGCCGGCGGCGCAGCCGGCGAAGCCCGTGGCGAGACCGGCCAGCGGATTGCGGCCGAGGCCCTTGAAGATCATGGCGCCGAGAGGCGGCACCACCACGAAGGCCGCGCTGGAGGCCATGTTGCCCATGACGCCGCAGAAGGCGATGATGGCGGTCACCATGCTGCGGGGAGCGCTGAGAATGGTGGCGCGCAGCACGGCGGAGAGCAGGCCGACTTCTTCGGCCACGCCGAGGCCGAGCATCATGACGAGCACGAGGCCCAGGGGCTTGAAGCGGACGAAGTTGTCCACGCAGTTTTTGAGGAACCAGGTCAGGCCGTCCACGGAGGCAAGGCTCTGCACGACCAGGGTTTTGCCTTTTGGATCCACCATGGTGATGCCCTGCAGCAGGTAGGAAAGCACCATGACGACCAGCGTGAGGATCAGAAATATGGTGACGGGATGCGGCAGTCTGTTGCCGGCTCGTTCGATGAAGCCGAGAATGCCGGTAAGGTTTTCAATCTGTTCTTTAGCCATTGGCTCAAGCTCCTTGGGCGTGTTGCGGATGGGACGGCCTTTATACGCAGCATCACGGCGCGGAGGAATCCGCGCCGTGATGCACGGGGGAATTACTGGATAGGTGTATTAGTTAAGGTCGTCAAGGTTTTCAAATGCCTGACGAACCTCTTTGCGCAGCGCTTCGTTGGTGAGTACGTCGTAGCCGGTGAGGCACATGGAGCGGGCCGCAAGAAGCATGCCCTTGAAGCCTCCTTCTCCGTTGCAGGCTTCGGCAAAGGCGGGAGTGTGTCCGACGAGGTGCGCGCCCCCGATGGAGATGTAGGGATGGATGGACGGCGCCTTGAAGCTGACGTTGCCCATGTCGGTGGAATAGCTGCTGGACACTTCGTCGATGTAGCTTTCCCCGAGCAGATCGAGGTTGGAGGCAAAGGCGTGCAGCAGCGGCATGTTGTGGCGCATGGTGTAGTAGGGATGCGCGGAATGGCGGTAGGAGAACTGGCAGCCGAGAGCCATGGCGCAGCAGCGGGCGCAGTTGACCACGCGTTCGATGGCGTTGTCGAGGGTTTCGGGCTTGCGGGCGCGCACGCCGTAGCGCAGGCGGGCGAATTCGGGAATGGTGTTGATGGAGGTGCCGGTGTCGGTGAGCAGGCCGTGAATGCGCACGTCGGGGGTCATGTGCTGGCGCAGGCTGTTGATGCCCATGACGGCGAGCGCGGCGGCGTCCATGGCGTTGATGCCCTTTTCAGGCGCGCCGGCGGCGTGAGCGGCCTTGCCCTTGAAGTCCATTTCCAGGTTGGCGCGGGAAATGAGCTGCTGCTTGAGAATGGTGCGCCCTTCGGCGTGGGCGGCAATGACGGCGTCCATGTGATCGAAGAGGCCCGCGTCGGCCATGGGCACCTTGCCGCCGGCGTCCCGAACGTTGCCTTCTTCGGCGGGCGTGCCGAACACGTGAACGGTTCCTGCGGGAAGATGGCGGGCCAGCGCTATGCCGGCGGCGCAGGCCGCCGTGCCGAAGAGGTTGTGTCCGCAGGCGTGGCCGAGCCCGGGCAGGGCGTCGAATTCGGCGAGGAAGGCCACCTGCGGGCCTTCGCCGGAGCCGTACACGGCATGGAAGGCCGTGGGCATGTCGAGCAGATTGCGTTCCACCTTGAAGCCGTTGGATTCAAGAAAATCGGCAAGACGGGCGGAAGACTTGAATTCCTGATAACCCAGTTCGGGTTCGGCGAAAATGGCGGAGGCAATTTCCTTCATCTGGGCGGAAAGATTATTGACTTCATCCAGTAACTGGCTTTTTTCACGAGAGATTTCAGGCATGTTGCCTCCTTTGAAGTTTACAGAAACTTGCGCGTTCTCCGCACCTTACCTGTTATTGCAGGGGGAAGCAAGAAAAAGCGCAAACAAAATGGGGAGTTAAAATGAAAAGCCCGGCCGAATCCCTGTGCCGCAGGCGTTTGCGCCGAATGCGGACCGTCGGCATTATTTTTTGCCGTGTTTTTTTCCGTCGGGTTTTTTGAGCGCCTTTTTCAGCGCGTCGCGATAGGCTCGCAGCACGGTGAGACGGGCGTTCTTTTTGTCTTCGGCGGCCACGATGCGCCAGGGCGCATACTCCGTGCTGGTGCGCAGGAACATTTCATCCGCGGCGCGCACGTATTCGGGCCACTTTTCCCGATTGCGCCAGTCGTCGGGCGTGATCTTGTACTGTTTCCACGGGGTGACTTCCCGCTCCCTGAAACGGCGCAGCTGTTCCTCGGGGGAAATGTGCAGCCAGAACTTCATCAGCACGTTGTTGCCGCTTGTGAGCTGCTCCTCGAAGAGATTGATTTCCGCAAAGGCGCGGCTCCAGTCTTCGCGGGGCGTGAGCTTCTCCACCCGCTCCACGAGCACGCGGCCGTACCACGAACGGTCGTACACGGTGATGAATCCGGCGCGGGGCACGTGCCTCCAGAAGCGCCACAGATAGTGATGCGCCAGCTCTTCGTCCGTGGGCGCCCCGATGGGAATCGCGCGGCTGATGCGGGCGTCGATGCCGTCCATGAGGCGGCGGATGCATCCGCCCTTGCCTGCGGCGTCCCAGCCCTCGAAGACGAGCGTGCTGGAAATCCCCCGGCGCCAGGCGTGATAGGTGAGTTCGTGCAGTTCCTGCTGCAGGTCGGCCAGCTCCTTTTTGTAGGCGTCGGGATCGGCTTTGGCGCTCAGATCGATGGCGTCCAGCGTGGAGACCACGTTTTCCTGTTCCGCGTCGTTCTGATTCTTCAGGCGCGCGGCCCTGGCGTCCTGCTCGGCCGCGGTCCGTTCCACGGCGGCGATCACGGCGCGGGCCACGGCAAGGTTGCGATAGTTCGCGTCCGCGGCGTCCACGATGGTCCAGGGCGCGAAGGCCCGGTCGGTCAGGGTGATGGCGCGCGAGGCGGCTTCGGCCAGACCGTCGTAGTTTTCGGAAACCTTCTTGTCGTAGGGCGTGAAGTGAAGCACTTCCTTGTGAGCCAGCCGCTTCTTGAGGCGCTCGTCGTGCTCCTTTTTGTCCAGATGCAGCCAGATCTTGACGATGGCCATGCCCGACGCGGCCAGACTTTCCTCCAGGCCGCGGCAGTGATGCATGTGGGCGGTGAATTCCGCTTCGCTCATGTCTTTCGTGCAGAAGCGGCGCAGCTCAAGGCCGTACCAGCCGCCGAAGAACACGCCGGTCGAGCCGGCCGCCGGCAGTCGCCGCCAGAAGCGCCAGTCGAGCGGGCGTTCACGCTCTTCGTCGGTTTCCATCCAGAACACGTGGTTGTGAACGTGCTTGCTGTCCATCCATTCCGACAGCAGGTTGATGACGGCTCCGCGCCCTGCGCCGTTGACGCCGTCGACGATGACGAGCAGGGGAATCTTGCGGTAGATGCATTGCCGCTGCGCGTCAAAGAGTTTCATGCGCAGTTCGGGGGCCTGCGTCCGGAAGTCCTTGTCGCTGCAGCGTCTGCCGAGAACAACGTTTTCAAACATGCGAGCCTCGCTTTTTATCGGAAATAAGAAGGACCGCGCCCGAAAGCGCAGGCCTCGCCGTACCGGTACAATGTAGGCTTCCGCAGGAAAAAGGCAAGTTGTTCAACAAATTAGATAAGGTACGGAATTGTTTCGCTGCTGGGGCCTGAAAACGGAAAAGGCGGCGGAGCTCGGAGGCGTCGTGCGGCTCCCGGAAAGGGCTGAATGCGCCCGGCCTCGTGCCGAAGGCGGGCGTGCGAACGGGCGCGGCGAAACAATAATGAATCGCTGCGGCGTTGCGCGGGGCCGCTTTACCGGCAAACAGGGATATGGCATATTCGTCACAAGCGTGCCCAAGGAGTCTTCCATGTCCGCAGTCATTGTTCCCGAGCATTCCCGGCGTCTTCTGGAGGCCATTTCGGCAGGTCGTTCTTTCGAGCTGGACAGCTTCATTTTCGTGACGGCCGACGACTGGCTCATGGCCATAGGCTATCCGCAGGAGGGAGAGTTTTCCGTAGGGCGTTTTGAATCCGCGCTGGATGAAGCCGTCCGCAAGGTGAAGCCTTCCGACTGCTTTGCCATTGCTCCGGAGATGCCGGAGCGATTGGAAAGTCATGTGGAGGACAGGGACGTGTACTACACGCTGGATGCGTCGTCTCCGGTGCCGCCCAGGCTTCGCGGCCCGGTGCGGCACGCCCGCGAACGTCTTTTAGTGGACGAAACGCGCGAATTCACGCCGGAGCATCGCCGGCTCTGGGCGGAATTCATGGGACGCATGCCGCTGCCGCCGCGCATACGTCAGCTGTATTCGGGCACGGCCGCCGCGCTCCAGGGGCCGGCGGATCTGCGCCTTCTGAACGCCTGGGACGCCGAGGGGCAGCTTGCCGCCTGTCTGCTCATGGACTATTCCCTGCCGCATCATGTGAGCTACGTGCTCGGCGCGCATTCCAAAACGCATTACGTGCCGCATGCGCCCGATCTGCTTTTTGCCGAAATGCTGGAGCGCGCCCGGGCGGAAGACAAGCAGACCGTGCTGCTCGGGCTCGGCGTGAACGAGGGCATCACCCGCTTCAAGAAAAAATGGGGCGGTGTGCAGGGCGCGCCTTACGAGCTCGCGGTGTGGCAGGAAGCTTCGGGATCGGGCGGATTTTTCGACATGGCGGCGTATCTTGCCATCAGCATAGGCACGTCGTCGGGCAACTACGAGATGTCGCGCTGGAAGTTCTTCGATTCCCTTCCCGAGCAGCGGCCGTGCGCCATGCTCTGGCGTCTCGACAAGAACGGACGCACGTCTTGGATAGGCGGTTCGGCGCACTTTTTCTGCTATTCCTTCGAGCATTCGCTGCGTCGTCTTTTTGAAAACGTGGACACCGTGCTTCTGGAAGGCCCCATCGACTCGGACAGCATGGACGAGGTGGCGCGCATCGGCCGTTCCCCGGAACCGGACGCCCCGCGCGTGGCGCAGTTTCTTTCGGAAGAGGACGTGCGTCGCCTTGAGCGCATGGTGTACGGTCCCGAAGGCTTCTGGGCAAGGCTTGCGGGCGTGCAGCAGGAACGCAGCATCGACGTGCGGCAGGTGCTGGCCGAAAGCCGTCAGTGGTACGCGTTCTTCTCGCTCTGGACGTCGTATCTCGAACGCAACGGCTGGACGAATTCCGTGGATCTCGAAGTGTGGAACATCGCGCTCGACATGGGCAAGTCGGTCATGGGCATGGAAAGCCTTGCCGAGCAGATAGCCTCGCTGGAGTCGGCGCCCATGACGCGCATCGTAAAGTTCATGAAGGAGTGCTCCTTCTGGCCGAAGCTCATGAACAGCAATCGTTCGCGGTATCTGGCGGGCGATCTCATGGGCATGATGGGCACGAGCGCTGAATTTCCCACGCGCACGGGCACCATCATCAGCGTGCGCGATCAGCGCTTCCGCGAGCGCATGCGGCCGTACATCGAGCGGGGCGGAACGGCGGTGTTCGTGGGTGCCGCCCACATGATCAATCTGCGGCACATGCTAGCCGAAGACGGCTTTACCGTGACGCGCGTGCTGCCCACGTGGAAACATCGCTTTTCCGCCTGGATACGGCGCGACGATTCCGTGGTGCTGCCCGGCAATCCCGACGCGCCGACGTGGGAAAAGGCTCCGGAAAACATTCGATCCTCCGCGCTGCGCAACGAGCCTTCCGGTCATGCGGCGCGCTCTTCCTCCCGCGGCCCGTCTTCGGGCAGGGCGCTCGCCGATCTCGGCGCGCGGGCCGTCGTGCCGGAACAGATTCCCGCCTACGTGCGCGCGGTTTCCGGCCGCACGCTGCGCTCCTGCGAGGGCTTTGCCGCCTGGACCACGACCGACAGCTGCACGCTGGTGGCCTTCCCCGCGCAGGACGAGCTCGCCTCCTGCGGCCTGCACAGCGCGGCCTACGCGGACAGGCTGGAGAGCGCCGTGGCCTGCGCGCTGGCCATGCCGAATCTGCGGCGCATCACCGTGCTGGCTCCCGTGGTTCCGGCATCTGCGCCGGACAAGGCCGTGGTGGAGCGCGACGCCTGGTGGTGCGTGAACGTGCCGCATGCTCCGGGGCAGAAGCTGCGCAACATGCTGAACCGCGCCCGGCGCGAGGCTGTGGTGGGCGTGGAAGAGTGGGGGTCGGAACACGACGCGCTGGTGGATCACTATCTCAAGGTGCGCACGCTCGCTCCGGGCACGAGGCATATTTTCGGCAAAGTGGGGGCGTACGTGAAGGCGTCGCCCGAGGCCGTGCTCTTCGGCGCGCGGTCGGCGTCGGGCAGGCTGCTGGCGCTGGCCGTGGGCGACTACAGCGCGCTCAGCACGGCGTTCTACATGTTCGCCTTCCGGCAGGACGACTGTCCTCCGGGCGTGAGCGACGCGCTGGTGCAGGCGCTGGCCGACGAAGCCGTGCGCCGGGGGCAGAGCGTGCTGAATCTGGGCCTCGGCATAGACGGAGGCATTGCCTTCTTCAAAAAGAAGTGGGGAGCCTTCGAGGCCATGCCGCATCTGGAAACGAGCTGGATGGTCTAAAAGTTCGAGCGGATTTTCGCGGCGCGGAGACGAAGAAACGGCGTTTCCGGCGGCCGGTGTTCCAAAACAAAACGCCTTTTGGGGAGAAACGGCATGACTTCTGACGTCGAACGGCTTTTCGCGCAGTTTCGCGCGCCCGGATTTCTTCAGGAATTTCGGGAGATGTTTCAGCCCCGGGCGCTGGAATGCCTGCAGGTGGAAGTGACTTCCTGCTGCACGGGCAAATGCACCTACTGTCCGCACACCACGCGCGCCGACGTGTGGAAGAGCCGGCACATGAAGCCCGAGACCTTTGCGGCGCTCTGGCCGGTCATGGTCAAGACCGGTCGCGTGCATCTTCAGGGCTGGGGCGAGCCTTTTCTGAACCCGCATTTCATGGATTTTGCGGAGCTGGCCAGAAGAGCCGGATGCGCAGTGTCCACCACGACCTACGGGCTCGGCATGACCGAGAATCTGGCGGAGCGCATTGTGGCGAGCGGCATGGACATCGTGGCCTTTTCCCTGGTCGGCACGGACGAAGCCAGCAACGGCGCGCGGGCGGCCGTGCCCTTTTCCCGCGTGAAGGAAGCGGTGCGTCTGCTTCAGCAGGCGCGGCGAAAAAGAAACGCCGTGCATCTGGAAATTCATCTGGCCTATCTCATGCTGGCCTCCAATGTGGAGGCTGTGCGTAACCTGCCGCAGCTCATGGACGAGTGGGGCGTGCATGCGGCCGTCATCAGCACCATGGACTACATTCCCTCGCCGGAAATGGCGAAGGAAGCCTTTGCGCCTCACGAGCGGGAGAAGATAGAGGCCGCCCGCGCGGTGCTGGAGGACGTGGGCGCGAAGGTGCGCGCCGCAGGACGGGATTTTTATGCGTCGCTCCCTGCGCCGGAGCCTGCGCCTTTTTGTCGCGAGCGGGCGCACAAGACCCTTTACGTGGACGCGGAAGGATATATTTCTCCCTGTGTATATCTCAACGTGCCTCTTCGCGAGCCTCAGCCGAACCGCACGGTGTTCGGCAACGTGCTGGAAGAGAGTCCGCTTGCCATATGGGCAAAGCCCGGGTATGCGGATTTCCGCGCCGCGGTGCAGACGGCGGATCCGCCGTCCGCCTGCGTTTCGTGCGCCAAACGTTTCGAGGCTCCCTGCGCGCAGTAGCGGAGCCGCGCCGTGGGGCCGCTCCTTTTGGGAATATGCTGTGCCCGCAGGCGATGCCGGAGGATTCATGCTCATAAGAAATGCGACACTGGCCGATCTTGCGGTCGTGGCCGAGGTGGAAAGGCGCTGTTTTCCTGCCAGTGAGGCAGCCACGGAGGAGGAATTCCGGGAGCGTCTGGAGGCGTATGCCGACTGCTTCTGGCTGCTTTTTGAGGACGGGCGTCTGGCGTCGTTCATCGACGGCATGGCTACGGACGAACCCGACCTGCGCGATGAAATGTACGCGGACGCCTCGCTGCACAGGCCGGACGGCCGCTGGCAGATGATTTTCGGACTCAACACGCTGCCTGAGCATCGCGGAAGGGGCTATGCCGCCATGCTGGTGCGTCATTTGACGGAAGAGTCGCGGAAGCGGGGAAAGCTCGGCGTGGTGCTTACCTGCAAGGAGAGGCTCGTGCCCTATTACGCCTCGCTCGGCTTTGAGAACGAAGGACTTTCGTCGTCCACGCACGGCGACGTTTCCTGGTATCAGATGCGCCTGACCTTCCGTTGAGGCTGAATTTTTTTGCCGGCAGAAGGATGCCTTCGGGCGGGCGCGGCCTTTTCAGGCTCAAAAGGAAGGGGGCGGTCTTGTCCGGCGTTCGGCGCAAAAGGCGTCTCGGACGCGAATCGTCTTTCTGCATCGGGCCGGGCGCGGCGTTTGTTGTGCTTCAAGGCGCGCCAACAACGCCGCAGCGCGATTTTCGGCATGTGCGGAGGCTTCGGAATAACGTCTTGTGCCCGGACGACGGCCTTCAAAAAAACATATTAAATAAAGATATGTGATATGGCCCGATTAGAGCTTTTTTTCTCAAAAAGCTCAAGGGTCGGTCAATGTATCGCCTTGCATAAATTTGTCAAGTGGAAT includes the following:
- the pap gene encoding polyphosphate:AMP phosphotransferase: MFENVVLGRRCSDKDFRTQAPELRMKLFDAQRQCIYRKIPLLVIVDGVNGAGRGAVINLLSEWMDSKHVHNHVFWMETDEERERPLDWRFWRRLPAAGSTGVFFGGWYGLELRRFCTKDMSEAEFTAHMHHCRGLEESLAASGMAIVKIWLHLDKKEHDERLKKRLAHKEVLHFTPYDKKVSENYDGLAEAASRAITLTDRAFAPWTIVDAADANYRNLAVARAVIAAVERTAAEQDARAARLKNQNDAEQENVVSTLDAIDLSAKADPDAYKKELADLQQELHELTYHAWRRGISSTLVFEGWDAAGKGGCIRRLMDGIDARISRAIPIGAPTDEELAHHYLWRFWRHVPRAGFITVYDRSWYGRVLVERVEKLTPREDWSRAFAEINLFEEQLTSGNNVLMKFWLHISPEEQLRRFREREVTPWKQYKITPDDWRNREKWPEYVRAADEMFLRTSTEYAPWRIVAAEDKKNARLTVLRAYRDALKKALKKPDGKKHGKK
- a CDS encoding radical SAM protein, with the translated sequence MTSDVERLFAQFRAPGFLQEFREMFQPRALECLQVEVTSCCTGKCTYCPHTTRADVWKSRHMKPETFAALWPVMVKTGRVHLQGWGEPFLNPHFMDFAELARRAGCAVSTTTYGLGMTENLAERIVASGMDIVAFSLVGTDEASNGARAAVPFSRVKEAVRLLQQARRKRNAVHLEIHLAYLMLASNVEAVRNLPQLMDEWGVHAAVISTMDYIPSPEMAKEAFAPHEREKIEAARAVLEDVGAKVRAAGRDFYASLPAPEPAPFCRERAHKTLYVDAEGYISPCVYLNVPLREPQPNRTVFGNVLEESPLAIWAKPGYADFRAAVQTADPPSACVSCAKRFEAPCAQ
- a CDS encoding TraB/GumN family protein, producing MSAVIVPEHSRRLLEAISAGRSFELDSFIFVTADDWLMAIGYPQEGEFSVGRFESALDEAVRKVKPSDCFAIAPEMPERLESHVEDRDVYYTLDASSPVPPRLRGPVRHARERLLVDETREFTPEHRRLWAEFMGRMPLPPRIRQLYSGTAAALQGPADLRLLNAWDAEGQLAACLLMDYSLPHHVSYVLGAHSKTHYVPHAPDLLFAEMLERARAEDKQTVLLGLGVNEGITRFKKKWGGVQGAPYELAVWQEASGSGGFFDMAAYLAISIGTSSGNYEMSRWKFFDSLPEQRPCAMLWRLDKNGRTSWIGGSAHFFCYSFEHSLRRLFENVDTVLLEGPIDSDSMDEVARIGRSPEPDAPRVAQFLSEEDVRRLERMVYGPEGFWARLAGVQQERSIDVRQVLAESRQWYAFFSLWTSYLERNGWTNSVDLEVWNIALDMGKSVMGMESLAEQIASLESAPMTRIVKFMKECSFWPKLMNSNRSRYLAGDLMGMMGTSAEFPTRTGTIISVRDQRFRERMRPYIERGGTAVFVGAAHMINLRHMLAEDGFTVTRVLPTWKHRFSAWIRRDDSVVLPGNPDAPTWEKAPENIRSSALRNEPSGHAARSSSRGPSSGRALADLGARAVVPEQIPAYVRAVSGRTLRSCEGFAAWTTTDSCTLVAFPAQDELASCGLHSAAYADRLESAVACALAMPNLRRITVLAPVVPASAPDKAVVERDAWWCVNVPHAPGQKLRNMLNRARREAVVGVEEWGSEHDALVDHYLKVRTLAPGTRHIFGKVGAYVKASPEAVLFGARSASGRLLALAVGDYSALSTAFYMFAFRQDDCPPGVSDALVQALADEAVRRGQSVLNLGLGIDGGIAFFKKKWGAFEAMPHLETSWMV
- a CDS encoding GNAT family N-acetyltransferase, with amino-acid sequence MLIRNATLADLAVVAEVERRCFPASEAATEEEFRERLEAYADCFWLLFEDGRLASFIDGMATDEPDLRDEMYADASLHRPDGRWQMIFGLNTLPEHRGRGYAAMLVRHLTEESRKRGKLGVVLTCKERLVPYYASLGFENEGLSSSTHGDVSWYQMRLTFR